A window of the Lactuca sativa cultivar Salinas chromosome 5, Lsat_Salinas_v11, whole genome shotgun sequence genome harbors these coding sequences:
- the LOC111907241 gene encoding 17.3 kDa class I heat shock protein: MSIIPSFFGGRRSSIFDPFSLDIWDPFKDFPISSSSDHVSRETSALVNTRVDWKETPEAHVFKADLPGIKKEEIKVEVEDDRILQISGERNVEKEDKKDTWHRVERSSGKFTRRFRLPENAKMDQVKAAMENGVLTITIPKEEVKKPDVKSIEISG; this comes from the coding sequence ATGTCGATCATTCCAAGTTTCTTCGGTGGCCGACGAAGCAGCATCTTCGATCCATTCTCACTCGACATCTGGGACCCTTTCAAAGATTTCCCGATTTCATCTTCGTCTGATCATGTCTCGAGAGAAACCTCCGCGTTGGTAAACACCCGTGTGGATTGGAAGGAAACCCCAGAAGCCCATGTGTTTAAAGCCGATCTTCCTGGGATCAAGAAAGAAGAAATCAAGGTGGAGGTGGAGGACGACAGGATACTTCAAATCAGTGGTGAGAGAAATGTCGAGAAAGAAGATAAAAAGGATACTTGGCATCGTGTGGAACGCAGCAGTGGGAAGTTCACCAGAAGGTTCAGGTTGCCGGAGAATGCTAAGATGGATCAGGTGAAAGCAGCCATGGAAAACGGAGTGCTCACAATTACTATCCCCAAAGAAGAAGTGAAGAAGCCCGATGTGAAGTCCATTGAGATATCTGGTTAA
- the LOC111907242 gene encoding 17.3 kDa class I heat shock protein, whose amino-acid sequence MSIIPSFFGGRRSSIFDPFSLDIWDPFKDFPISSSSDHVSSETSALVNTRVDWKETPEAHVFKADLPGIKKEEIKVEVEDDRILQISGERNVEKEDKNDTWHRVERSSGKFTRRFRLPENAKMDQVKAAMENGVLTITVPKEEVKKPDVKSIEISG is encoded by the coding sequence ATGTCGATCATTCCAAGTTTCTTCGGTGGCCGACGAAGCAGCATCTTCGATCCATTCTCACTCGACATCTGGGATCCTTTCAAAGATTTCCCAATTTCATCTTCGTCAGATCATGTTTCAAGTGAAACCTCTGCCTTGGTGAACACACGTGTGGATTGGAAGGAAACCCCAGAAGCCCATGTGTTTAAAGCCGATCTTCCTGGGATCAAGAAAGAAGAAATCAAGGTGGAGGTGGAGGACGACAGGATCCTACAAATCAGTGGCGAGAGAAATGTCGAGAAAGAAGATAAAAACGATACTTGGCATCGTGTGGAGCGCAGCAGCGGGAAGTTCACCAGAAGGTTCAGGTTGCCGGAGAATGCTAAGATGGATCAGGTGAAAGCAGCCATGGAAAACGGAGTGCTCACAATTACTGTCCCCAAAGAAGAAGTGAAGAAGCCCGATGTGAAGTCCATTGAGATCTCTGGTTAA
- the LOC111907243 gene encoding UDP-glycosyltransferase 76H1 has translation MAEQGEKRRRLVLIASPLQGHMTPMLQLGSYLHSKGFSITFAHSELNPPDPSNHPDFIFLPLPDKLSDTGGSSGFIQFLQALNNNCKPHLQKHLIQIIDEQKASTQKESIVIIHDNLMFCAGSIAGDLGLPSIIVRSSSAACVPAYRIIPQLHKEVRFPVEDSLLQEMVPGLDPLRYKDIPFISLTTQQSLKLTTLFTSKTPPVAFIWNTIEFLEQSALTQIRHRYKVPVFTIGPLHKTSPTPSNSFLEEDTSCISWLDKQSPKSVIYASVGSLATMDAKVATEMAWGLANSNQPFIWVVRPGSVHGCDWIEFLPEDLVSEMKVKGLIVKWAPQKDVLAHSAVGGFWSHCGWNSTLESVCEGVPMLCQPFNNDQFLNARYLSHVWKMGLEIVEERGEIESAIKRVFMSKEGEEMRCRAMEIQEQIKVAVSHGGSSQNSMDDLVKFILSL, from the exons atgGCGGAGCAAGGCGAGAAAAGAAGGAGGTTGGTGTTGATAGCAAGTCCACTTCAAGGCCACATGACCCCCATGCTCCAGCTTGGCTCATACCTTCATTCCAAAGGGTTCTCCATAACCTTTGCTCACTCTGAGCTCAACCCACCAGACCCTTCTAATCACCCTGACTTCATCTTCCTCCCTCTGCCGGACAAATTATCCGACACCGGCGGCTCTTCCGGCTTCATTCAGTTCTTGCAAGCTCTAAACAATAACTGCAAACCCCATCTTCAGAAACACCTTATCCAGATCATAGATGAACAAAAGGCCTCAACTCAAAAGGAATCAATCGTTATCATCCATGATAATCTCATGTTTTGTGCTGGATCCATCGCCGGCGATCTGGGTCTACCCTCCATCATCGTGCGCAGCAGCAGTGCAGCCTGTGTTCCTGCTTACAGAATCATCCCTCAGCTTCATAAAGAAGTTCGATTCCCTGTAGAAG ATTCTTTGTTGCAGGAAATGGTTCCGGGACTCGATCCACTCAGATACAAAGATATACCATTTATTAGCCTCACAACACAACAAAGCCTGAAATTGACAACATTGTTCACCTCAAAAACACCCCCGGTTGCTTTCATATGGAACACCATCGAATTTCTTGAACAATCGGCACTGACCCAGATCCGCCATCGCTACAAAGTTCCAGTTTTTACCATCGGCCCATTACACAAAACATCCCCAACCCCTTCCAATAGTTTTCTTGAAGAAGATACCAGTTGCATTTCATGGCTAGATAAACAATCACCCAAATCAGTAATTTACGCAAGTGTAGGAAGCTTAGCAACCATGGATGCAAAAGTGGCAACTGAAATGGCATGGGGCCTAGCCAACAGTAACCAGCCCTTCATATGGGTGGTTCGACCGGGCTCGGTTCACGGGTGTGATTGGATCGAGTTTTTGCCGGAGGATTTGGTAAGTGAGATGAAGGTGAAAGGTTTAATTGTAAAATGGGCACCCCAGAAGGACGTATTGGCACATTCTGCAGTTGGAGGATTTTGGAGCCATTGTGGTTGGAATTCGACCTTGGAAAGTGTATGCGAAGGGGTTCCGATGCTGTGTCAACCGTTTAATAATGATCAGTTTTTGAATGCGAGGTATTTGAGTCATGTGTGGAAGATGGGTTTGGAAATCGTTGAGGAGAGAGGGGAAATCGAGAGTGCAATCAAAAGAGTTTTCATGAGCAAAGAAGGGGAAGAGATGAGGTGTAGGGCTATGGAGATTCAAGAACAGATTAAAGTTGCAGTCAGCCATGGAGGTTCTTCACAAAACTCCATGGATGATTTGGTAAAATTCATTTTGTCATTGTAA
- the LOC111907244 gene encoding UDP-glycosyltransferase 76H1 has product MTEHGGSRWRLVLISSPLQGHMTPMLQLGSYLHSRGFPITIVHSELNRPDPSNHPNFVFFPLPNNLSGTGVSSGVIQFLQALNDNCRPHLEKHLIQIINTQKATSEKESIVIIYDNLMFFAGSLAADLRLPSIILRSSCAAFLPAYKIIPQLHQEGRFPIQDSLLQEIIPELHPFRYKDLPFNGLPIQQILQMVTMITPKTPPVAFIWNTIEFLEQWALTQIHHQYQVPIFTIGSLHKTSPTLSTSFLEEDTSCMSWLDKQSPKSVIYVSLGSLATMDAKVSTEMAWGLASSHQPFLWVVRPGSVHGCDWIEFLPEDLVSEMKVRGLIVKWAPQKDVLAHSAVGGFWSHCGWNSTLESVCEGVPMLCQPFNVDQMLNARYLSYVWKMGLEIAVERGEIESAIRRVLVSKEGEEMRRRAMEIEDQVRIAISPGGSSRNSMNDLVDFILSL; this is encoded by the exons ATGACGGAGCACGGCGGAAGTCGGTGGCGATTGGTGCTGATATCCAGTCCACTTCAAGGCCACATGACCCCCATGCTTCAGCTTGGCTCATACCTTCATTCCAGAGGGTTCCCCATAACCATTGTTCACTCTGAGTTAAATCGTCCAGATCCTTCTAATCACCCCAACTTCGTCTTCTTCCCTCTGCCGAACAACTTATCCGGCACAGGCGTCTCTTCCGGCGTCATTCAGTTCTTGCAAGCTCTCAATGATAACTGCAGACCCCATCTCGAGAAACACCTGATTCAGATCATAAATACACAAAAGGCAACATCTGAAAAGGAATCTATCGTTATCATCTATGATAACCTCATGTTTTTTGCCGGATCCCTCGCCGCCGATCTGCGTCTACCCTCCATCATCTTGCGCAGCAGCTGTGCAGCCTTCCTTCCTGCTTACAAGATCATCCCTCAGCTTCATCAGGAAGGTCGATTTCCTATTCAAG ATTCTTTGTTACAGGAAATAATTCCAGAACTCCATCCATTCAGATACAAAGATCTACCTTTTAATGGCCTCCCAATCCAACAAATCCTTCAAATGGTAACCATGATAACCCCCAAAACACCCCCTGTTGCTTTCATTTGGAACACCATCGAGTTTCTTGAACAATGGGCACTGACCCAGATCCACCATCAATACCAAGTTCCTATTTTTACCATTGGCTCATTACACAAAACATCTCCAACCCTTTCCACTAGCTTTCTTGAAGAAGATACCAGTTGCATGTCATGGCTAGAtaaacaatcacccaaatcggtAATATACGTAAGCTTAGGAAGCTTAGCAACCATGGATGCGAAAGTATCAACTGAAATGGCATGGGGTCTAGCTAGCAGTCACCAGCCGTTCCTATGGGTGGTTCGACCGGGTTCGGTTCATGGATGTGATTGGATCGAATTTTTGCCGGAGGATTTGGTAAGTGAGATGAAGGTGAGAGGTTTGATTGTAAAATGGGCACCCCAGAAGGATGTATTGGCACATTCTGCAGTTGGAGGATTTTGGAGCCATTGTGGTTGGAATTCGACCTTGGAAAGTGTATGTGAAGGGGTTCCGATGCTGTGTCAGCCGTTTAATGTGGATCAAATGTTGAATGCTAGGTATTTGAGTTATGTGTGGAAGATGGGTTTGGAAATCGCTGTGGAGAGGGGAGAGATCGAGAGTGCAATTAGAAGAGTTTTGGTGAGCAAAGAAGGAGAAGAGATGAGGCGTAGGGCTATGGAGATTGAAGACCAGGTTAGAATTGCAATTAGCCCTGGCGGTTCTTCACGGAACTCTATGAATGATTTGGTAGACTTCATTTTGTCATTGTAA